TTCACCAAATTCCGATATTTCCTGCGAGCATGAAATGAAGTTATACCGATAATTTGAACTCATTAGCTCATTAGCTACTGATGTGTAGTTTCAGTAACGTTAAAAATCTGTTTTGTATGTCCAGAAACAAGCGGTATCGATCTAAAATTGCAAGCGTGTTAACCACAACCTATACGTTTACCATTTTGTTTGGGAAATTTCTTAGAATATAACTCGACTCAATGACCACTGACGTGTAGTTTTACGTAAGGTTAAAAATCTGCTATATcgttaaaaaaagtaaaactgtatCAATCTACAATAAACATAAACAGGAAGATAGTTAACCCCAACTCTTACCATCACGTTTACAACAAGCTTACGTTTCCCATGTACTAGTAAAGTTCTTAGAACACAATGGTATGACATTATATTCGACATACATTTGAGTTGCATGGTAACATACATACGCCTTCCTTTACTTTTAGACAATTTCTCTGTGACTGTACGAGCAATTTTTGTTAGTGGGATGACAGAGATCCTTTGGTTTAACACAAGGATGTGTAAGTTAATTGGTGACCAAAAGGCCGAGGTAAAAGATtatggtgatattttgtattttaacaACATATGTTTGTCGTGGCATAACCTCATCTTTGCAAAGCTATTATGGTTGTCAGCTTTATCATTTTGTTGAAACAGAAAACTTGGCACGTGAATCATAATACTAAAATTATATAAAGGTGTGTGTATGACCAGTTTGAATCATTCAAAATACTATTTTAAAGATAGTAAAgtataatatgaatgaatttggTGTATAATGCACTAATTCGACAATTTTCCTTCATCTGCATATTACTTATATCTTTATTATAAAATGGTCTAATGCGTCTTTCGCGTTGCCAGTAATATTTTAAAGCTTGAGAATCTTGACACATAACCCACATGAAGTTTACAGTGTTAGGATAAAGTAATATCATGTTTTTCTAACAACGCAAAATGTTATTACAAAAGGTTATCCTgaatataacaaagaaatatcgTTCTTAATTTCGATAAAATGATAGATTAATTTCATCAATCtatttctcaaaattttgagcATCATCGTTATGCATCCAATTTAACATAATTTAGGTTTTGAATTTGAAACATAGAATCGGTTGGATCAAAGCAGTAAGCCTATAACGGTAACATGGGCTGTTgcctttttcttattttaaatcCCGTCTATAGTTTTGCTACAAATGGTTCCTTTCGTATAATGCAGCTTCGAAAATACTCTGAAGTAAACTATAATCCTGCCTTACACTCTCCTTACTGACATGAACTCATGTTTCTATATGTTATAAACAcacatattttattgtttaataaatatgttaaaaatataaatctgTCAATAAAGAGCATATTACCCCTTTCTATTCACATCTACATAATACAGCGAAAACAGCgaaaacagaaatagaaatgGAGTACATTTTTCAGCCACCAAATTtgtgaaacaaactaataaattGTTACTGTTAAATGAAATCATTCGCGCTTCTTGCGCTTCACTTCTAACCTATAGTTTCTTGAGATCTCCCTATCCTAGTTAAAAGGAATAATATAAAATGAGTAGGCGCAGGCATGCTACTTTGAGTGTAAATTATCAAAACGGACTATCATTTGTGAAAACGTTTGTTAAAAATACCGAAGTTCGTAATGCGGAATCGCTTTCAACTGTACACTGGAGAACACAATTGAATAAATGTCGTAGAAACAGGCTGTCACGAAATCAGCGACGTTTACACCGTGTTAGGTTTGATCTTTCTCACcgtaaatatgaaataaacattGCATTTGCAGTTAAAAACCAATCGCTTTTGGAGCAACAATGCTTCCGtccaagcttatcaaaatttaaATTGAGAAGAAAACATATTTAGCATGTTTTTCATAGAATCAATACTTTTGTTTATCGGAGGAAGAAGATTCAAACAGTTAACGCTGTCAGAATAAGCTTCAAGAAGTAATTGTTTAAAGTACAAATATAAGGAGACAATTCACGGGATATTAAATGGGAACGctgttaaatatttttcaatttagtTTCCTATACAAAGTGGTCGAATGTTCAAATAACACTTTGAGATTCAAAAGCGATTCAAATTCTACGTCTCGCAACGTAAATTGCCCAAGTAAGTAGGACGATATCTTTTGTTGTCAATATAGTGTATAAGAACtgtaaaaaagatatatatatatatatatgttttttaatattacGACTAACATAGATGAAAAAAAGCTTCTTTGGTATATACACTGACAAAGTCTACAATTTTCTCAAGGATTCTTTAGCAATTCGTTTTTTTCATTGTATAAATTATATCACGTCTACAGAATTTTTCAAGGAGTAGGCTACCAACTTGAAAGTATTCAAACTGATGAATTATTTGACACGTTTAACGTTTCCATATTTTTGTAAGGAAAAAGGGTATCGACAAATCGTCAAATTGTGAACTTGTTCAAAGTCATTTCCATTAAAATAAGTTGTTGAATCTGAGACGCTCCTAATCAGGGATCCAAATACATGGACTTTAATATCTATAGACTTACCGACAGGGATGACAAGAAAAAATCAATAATTTGAGTCTTAATCATctaagtatattttcaaatgacaaaCTGGGATTATCCtatctgaaaaaaaatatttcctgtAATAGGAAATCATCACTCGACAGAATGAGCAAATTTTAATGATGAACATCGTCATTTAGTGCATTTCATAGATCAACTTTAGGTTCAAACTTTTAAAAATCAAGTCTGCTAAGCAAGCTACATTTTCTTATATCAATGAAAAATGATCATTATACGAAGTAATATCTGTATATATCGAGCTTGGTTTAGTCGTTCAAAATAGACtagaaaaaaacttcaaacaaatatgttttaattagTTTAATACGTTACAGTAAAAGTACTTGCTaattgtttcttctttcatttgttagacaagaaatatatcaaactaAGTCTCGACTTGTGAAGATATAACACTTGTTATAGATGAAGAAGATCTTATAGAAAACATTTGCGTTGTAGTTTataggtaattttttttttttattcttttttaggACCGGTCGAGTAAAGAATTATGAACACGAATCATTACGAAAACTTCAACAATATGAAGACAAGAAAGTTCATTACAAAGACATTTTTAACTGAATAATTTGAGTCTTAATCATCTAAGTATATATCAAAAAGACAAACTACGGTGATCCTAGTTGTAAAATCCTTACTGTCAAAGAAATCACCACTCGACAGAGAGGGCAACTTTTAATGATGAACATCGTTATTTAGTGCATTTCATAGATTAACTTTAGGTTCAAACTTTTAAAACTCACGTTTACTAAGCAAGCTTCATATTCTTATATCATTGAAAAATGATCATTATATGAAGTAATATCTGTGTATATCGAGCTTGATTTAATGGTTCAAAATAGACAAGTAAAAAACTTTAAAGAAATATGTTTCAACTAGTTCAATACGTTACATCAAAAGTACTTGCtcatttgttttcatctttCATATGTTAGACAAGAAATATATCTAAGTCGCGACTTGTGAAGATATAACACTTGTTAATAGATGACTAAAGTCTTATAACGTACATTTGCGTTGTAGTTTAAAGTTTACactccgtttttttttttttaggacaGGTCGAGTTAAGAATTATGAACACGAATCATTACGAAAAATTCAACAATATGAAGACAATTAAGTTCTTTACAAGGACATTTCTTAGCTGAATAATTTGAGTCTTAATCATCTAAGTATATATCAAAAAGACAAGCTGTGGTTATCCTAGCTGTAAAATCTTTACTTTAAACTTTGAGGAAATCATCACTCGACAGGATGGCAAATTTTGGTGAtgaacattattatttttttagtgCATTACATAGATCCAGTTTAGGTTCAAACTTTTAAAAATCACGTCTGCTAAGCGAGCTACATTTcttataatgaaaaatattgaaatataaatattatacaaaatcATATCTGTGTATATTGAGCTTGATTTAAATTAGActaaaaaaatctttaaaaattttgttttaactaGTTTAATACGTTACATCAAAAGTCCTTgctcattttttctttttcatttgttagACAAGAAATATATAGAAGTCGCGACTTTTGAAGATATAACACTTTATAAAATATGAAGTAAGTCCTATAAAATACATGTGCGTTGTagtttaaagttttattttttattttgtaggATAAGTCGAGTAACGAATTATGAAAACGAAACATTACGTTCAACTATCGTCCACAtatgtataaaaatatatatatatgtattttttttggggggggggggtcctgtTGACGTATTAAAATTACatgaataatatatttaaaacagcGTTGATTTTGCTAACTCGGTGTAGGAAAATAGCAGTGCAGCCTTCATCGGACTGTTTCGTAAAATAACTATTTCACTTAACTGATGGTTAACCTACATCACctattaaaacaacttttgtaTTTCCAATTTTTATCTTTTGATAATTGGAAAGCTGAGATGTCAAATATTCGTAAACATGATCGTGAAATTATTGAATACCTTCCCCAAAAGTTGTAAACTGTATTTTGGTATCAGTTACATGGAAAATACAACTTGGTGTTACAAACATTGCAGTGATAATAAATACACagtgttatttttaattttgaaagaagACCAAAAATGAACTTTTATGTGAAAAAGTAACGGAGTTGTTAATTGTTTGCATGCAACCTGCAGTCCTCAGCCTACAGacatttcacccaactagtccataaaaaattaagaaacttACCGTTATTGATGCAAGGACATTCCATCCCATCAACAATGTGAAAAAGTTGACGCAGAAAAGTTGCCTTCTTTGGTTCCCCATCTTGCGAGCCCTGTGCTTTGCGAATGATAACTGAGATTATCTTCATGAATGACTAAAGTGACCATCAAGTACGGTTCGCCGTTTCGCTTCAAAATGCGGAAATTCTCGAAAAGTACCGAAGACGCTTgttgaaactttgaaagttcTTTATCGTATTACATGACGTTTGCGACTAGTGGACCATACCATCTTGACAAGTCCCTTCTAGTCTTCCGTTAGAATGTATGTAAATAGAAGCTACGAAATGTCTTGGAGTGACATGATTGGGTGTGACAGCGTTCTAATGCGCAAGTCTGCAAGCGGCTGATGTAATTTTAAACGAGGAAGTAAATGAAGATGTTCGCATTTTCAGTCGAGATTAAACAATTATGCACATGACCGCTGGCATCATTAAATATATAGGAGCTACTACCACGTTTAAACAGCTATATATGCTTGTAAACGGCCAAGATGATACATTATCAAAAATACTGACTTCTCACTGTAAGAGACCACAATGAGTTAAAAAGTTTTTccgaacgttttttgtttttgacttTTCATAATATCGAGTTGGTATTATGCATGCATACGTACAGACTGAGATATCGTTATTGAAAACTGTCCAATGTTCCaagtattttaactttggagtatTTCATATGAACGAGATTTTATAAGACTTAGTGTTGGAGAGGTCTCTTTCAGTTTACAATCAGAATGCTCCCGAAATATTCTCCTGAATTGACAAACATATACTTCTGCATAGGCACAATACATGCTGTTTATGCTAATCCAAGAAAGGACGTGATACGTAACTTCAACGTGTCTTTCTAACTTTATTGCATGGCACGTTGATTGTTACAGAGTATTTTCGTATTACAAATTAAATGAGCAAGCTGCTTTCTCTCAAACTGCAATTTTAATTATTAACAAGTTATGATGCGAGAATAAAGACTTGAAAAAACAGTGATCTATATGAAATTAATTAGGCAaaaacattgataaatatattgAATAATGGTTGTAAATATTTGCCAGTCACTGGTCACAACTTAGAAGCTTGTATATGTATTCAGTTAATATATAAGTTATGAGACTAATTCTGACGTGACATTATTACATATTGCCTCTACTCCACTATTGCCAGCTGCCTGGGTGGTTTGTTTTTAGCTTAACAGattaacatatttcaaagtATGTACAAACTATGTGAAGGGAATTGGGTTAGTCAGACAGATAGTTCTATCAATTATTTCGTCTAACTTTCAGACCGCTGTCAACATGCCTGCCATTCCTTAAATGATGACTTCAAGCAGAATTTTGGTTTCGATATGTAATAGTtcaagcaaaaagaaaaatatattgagTGCTAGTAAATGCTTCACTAGCTACATCGGCTTCAATGTAGTCACctttttaaaatatgctaaatctctgaaATACTTCTCTTATGCTATATTGGTGATTGCGCGggtggatccaggatttcgtCATGGAGACGGGGTGGCCATGAGGTTGGTGAAGACGACttcgacaacaacaaaaactataAATGTTTAGACGTGAAATATGGTGCTTTCGGAGGCATATATTGGCAATAAATTATCGCTCTATTATCAGGTCTACGCTAAATGTTTTGCTCAAAACTACTTTTACAAACTGTCGAAACTCTCTTTAAGTTATCGCATGTCGTTATGATTCACGGGGTACTCCTCGTAAACCGTTTCATCCTCTTCTGTAAAATCCACTGTGTAAACATCATCCTCTCCAGACGTCGATATATGCGGCGTCTCGTGACTATGAACTTCACCTTTGAGTGAACTGATCTCTCCATCACTTCCAAAGTAAATGGAATCACCTTCATCACTGTCCCCCTTGGACGACTGGCCGGTGCGGCTATCTGACGTCATTCGGAGCCTTTCTAATGCTCTCTCTGTGAAGGGTAGAGTTGGCCTTTCAAAGCTTCCTTTCGTCATAACATTTCTGGAGGTATGATCTATCTTCTTTAAAACCGTTGGCACTTGATCTGCAACATCTGTTTTGAGCAAAGCCGATAGTTTCGATTCTATACTCTGGCTTATAGATGCTACGTGGGACCGTGAAGGTTTCGCAACGTTCGGGAGAAATATTTCATCTCTCTTATTTCTGACGGAGCTTGACACTTGTACATCACCAGACAACCGTCTCATTTCGAGCGACGTGGTCTGATGCAAAACGCGCGCATCTTCTGCATCTTCTCTGGCATGGAAACTGGCGTTACTGAAAGATGATCTTCTCTTCAAATGGAAGTTAGCCGCGGAAGAAGCAATGCTTTCAAGTTCAACATGACtgaatgttttcatgttttcatctCTCTCGTCGTTGTCCAAAGGTACCGAGACTTCAGTTCTCGTGCTGTTTTCAGAATAAATTCCACTGGTTCTTTCCAACTCCGGTTCATCATCTGACGTTTTTACCATGTCAGTACTTTTGGTATCCTCACCATCAATTGCCCCTACTTTCCCCGTTAGTTGATCACTGTTGTCTCGCATCTCACCTTCTTCGTAGAGGGTTTCAGGTATCTGAACCAAACGATCGCCATTTCCTCTCTTGCCATCTGTGTAGCCTTCCGCAGTAACCACATGCGCATTGCTGCTGCTTTCAGAGCCGGATGTCAGTATGTTGCCTTCATCATTACCGCTGTCACTTGAGGCCATCTTCAAGATGGCGCTTCCTCTCGATTCATCGTTGTCACTATTAACACTCATCTCTCTTCTCAGATTATTATTTCTGTTTCgatttttgttgttcttttcaACATCTGCGTAAAAATAGCGACGTATCTTGCCTTtcctacacacacaaaaaagacaAATAGAAAAAGACGATACGATATTAAGCTGGTGTGTAATGGAAATGAAGTAACTAAGTTTgcacaaacaaagaaaaagaggtGCAGCCATTTCAATTATAATCGTCATGTATATCAATTGTAATGCATAGTTTTTGAGGTTTTTTCGCACACAAAaatggagagaaaaaacaacGGATACCGTCGGATTCAAGGTTCATAACGACAAAACACAACACCCTAAATGACAACCAAATCCGATCATATAAGATATTATACATTCTCATTACCATATGACATGTGACActgacatttttctttctttgttgtttgttaACGGAGGATTTGATGCATGACTAACAATGCACATGCCCAACTCGCATCTATAATCTACGTTAGATGAATACAAATATTGATTGTGCATAAGCGATAAAGATCTTATTTACCTTCTCATTATTCTCAATAAGCAGATCATTgctaaaatgaaaagaagaatagCACATAGTGAAGCTACAAGAGCGGCTGTGAAGGATTCAACATCTGCGGGGAAAACAAAAGCATTGAAACATGTATTAATTACATTTCGAAGCAAGTTTGAGATT
This window of the Apostichopus japonicus isolate 1M-3 chromosome 9, ASM3797524v1, whole genome shotgun sequence genome carries:
- the LOC139973471 gene encoding uncharacterized protein, whose protein sequence is MTLPSYLCCSPPNDRPGLTIYPRRKAYCGREFVEYRCESTTTLVGDVKGECRMGEWVGGDRFCRFDVESFTAALVASLCAILLFILAMICLLRIMRRKGKIRRYFYADVEKNNKNRNRNNNLRREMSVNSDNDESRGSAILKMASSDSGNDEGNILTSGSESSSNAHVVTAEGYTDGKRGNGDRLVQIPETLYEEGEMRDNSDQLTGKVGAIDGEDTKSTDMVKTSDDEPELERTSGIYSENSTRTEVSVPLDNDERDENMKTFSHVELESIASSAANFHLKRRSSFSNASFHAREDAEDARVLHQTTSLEMRRLSGDVQVSSSVRNKRDEIFLPNVAKPSRSHVASISQSIESKLSALLKTDVADQVPTVLKKIDHTSRNVMTKGSFERPTLPFTERALERLRMTSDSRTGQSSKGDSDEGDSIYFGSDGEISSLKGEVHSHETPHISTSGEDDVYTVDFTEEDETVYEEYPVNHNDMR